In the Gossypium raimondii isolate GPD5lz chromosome 9, ASM2569854v1, whole genome shotgun sequence genome, one interval contains:
- the LOC105799055 gene encoding isoleucine--tRNA ligase, chloroplastic/mitochondrial isoform X1 codes for MSFFKSVAANSSVFTPREAKMAMRQPSTYRVLSQRAGSSLRKTTSVNLLYFRGSSSVRVFSFLNIARYSSCSREEFYSSSKRRSRGPVMAAKKASQGQKEEEGRYKHTVDLPKTTFGMRANALVREPEIQKLWDDHQVFKRVVDKNDGLLFQGNFVLHDGPPYANGDLHMGHALNKILKDIINRYKLLQNYKVHFVPGWDCHGLPIELKVLQSLDQDARKDLTPLKLRAKAAKFAKATVKAQMSSFQRFGVWADWNNPYLTLDPKYEAAQIEVFGEMALKGHIYRGRKPVHWSPSSSTALAEAELEYPEGHVSRSIYALFRMVSTPSSKDSLLEEFFPDICLAIWTTTPWTVPANAAVAVNAKLQYAVVEAKSLSEDVHPSAGNKKKRLGNIVTEPKMPFFIVASDLVPTLEAKWGIKLIVKKTLSGSDLENCRYVHPINNMECPVVIGGDYITTESGTGLVHTAPGHGQEDYVTGLKYGLPIYSPVDDDGKFTEEAGQFNGLDVLGDGNAAVVKYLDENLSIIMEESYEHKYPYDWRTKKPTIFRATEQWFASVEGFRQAAMDAIGHVKWIPAQAQNRISSMTSSRSDWCISRQRTWGLPIPVFYHVTSREPLMNKETIDHIKSIIAQKGSDAWWYMTVEDLLPEEYRDTASEYEKGTDTMDVWFDSGSSWAAVLGERDGLNFPADLYLEGTDQHRGWFQSSLLTSIAAKGKAPYSSVITHGFVLDEKGLKMSKSLGNVVDPHTIIEGGKNQKEAPGYGADIMRLWVSSVDYTGDVMIGPQILRQMSDVYRKLRGTLRYLLGNLHDWKVENAVSYQELPMIDRHALFQLENVVKNIREGYENYQFFKIFQIVQRFVNVDLSNFYFDIAKDRLYVGGTTSFTRRSCQTVLAAHLLSLSRVIAPILPHLAEDAWQNLPFQYTIKDGSIAGFVFESKWPSVNEKWLAFPAEEVDFWGKVLELRTEVNKVLEIARTGKLIGSSLEAKVYLHVSDASLASRLLEMCSVNNDADALHRIFLTSQVEVVPSLDHELVQNISHTGEYVVEDDRVWIGVSRADGSKCERCWNYSPQVGSFTEHPTLCGRCFNVVGIQPTPAMAAAIS; via the exons ATGTCTTTCTTCAAATCAGTTGCGGCAAATTCGTCTGTTTTCACTCCCAGGGAAGCCAAAATGGCGATGCGGCAACCTTCTACTTATAGG GTATTGTCGCAAAGAGCTGGTTCATCTCTTAGGAAAACCACTTCTGTTAACTTACTTTATTTCAGAGGAAGCTCTTCAGTTAGAGTTTTCTCTTTCTTAAATATTGCACGCTATTCAAGTTGTTCCAGAGAGGAGTTTTATTCTTCTTCAAAGAGAAGATCTAGAGGACCTGTTATGGCTGCAAAGAAAGCATCTCAAG GTcaaaaggaagaagaaggaaGGTACAAGCATACTGTTGATTTACCAAAGACAACATTCGGCATGAGGGCTAATGCTTTGGTGAGGGAACCTGAAATTCAAAAACTGTGGGATGACCATCAAGTGTTCAAGAGAGTTGTTGATAAAAATGACGGG TTACTTTTTCAGGGAAATTTTGTCCTTCATGACGGCCCTCCATATGCCAATGGTGATCTACACATGGGTCATGCATTAAATAAGATATTAAAGGATATAATTAACCGTTATAAG CTTcttcaaaattataaagttCATTTTGTGCCTGGTTGGGATTGTCATGGCCTGCCAATTGAGTTGAAAG TTCTTCAATCTTTGGATCAAGATGCCAGAAAGGATCTAACACCACTGAAATTGAGAGCGAAGGCTGCGAAATTTGCCAAAGCAACTGTCAAAGCTCAAATGTCATCATTTCAG CGCTTTGGAGTTTGGGCAGACTGGAATAATCCTTATCTAACATTAGATCCAAAATATGAAGCTGCCCAG ATTGAAGTGTTTGGCGAGATGGCACTTAAAGGTCATATATATAGGGGTAGGAAACCAGTTCATTGGAGTCCATCGTCATCTACAGCACTTGCAGAGGCTGAATTGGAG TATCCAGAGGGTCATGTTTCAAGAAGCATATATGCTCTTTTTAGAATGGTCAGTACACCTTCAAGTAAAGATAGCTTATTGGAAGAATTCTTTCCAGATATATGCCTAGCAATATGGACTACAACTCCGTGGACTGTTCCAGCCAATGCTG CTGTTGCGGTGAATGCCAAGCTTCAATATGCTGTTGTTGAAGCAAAATCATTGTCAGAAGATGTCCACCCATCTGctggaaataaaaagaaaagacttGGAAATATTGTGACAGAACCAAAGATGCCTTTCTTTATAGTGGCTTCTGATCTTGTCCCAACATTAGAAGCAAAATGGGGAATTAAGCTCATTGTCAAGAAAACACTATCGGGTTCTGATCTTGAAAACTGCAG GTATGTTCATCCAATTAACAACATGGAATGTCCTGTTGTCATCGGAGGAGATTACATTACTACAGAATCAGGAACTGGATTGGTTCATACAGCCCCTGGTCATGGTCAGGAGGATTATGTGACTGGTCTGAAATATGGACTGCCTATATATTCTCCCGTAGATGATGATGGAAAGTTCACTGAGGAAGCTGGGCAGTTTAATGGGCTTGATGTTCTTGGAGATGGTAATGCTGCAGTTGTCAAATACTTGGATGAAAATTTGTCCATTATAATGGAAGAATCATATG AACATAAGTATCCATATGATTGGCGTACAAAGAAGCCTACTATATTTAGGGCAACTGAACAATGGTTTGCATCAGTGGAAGGCTTTCGTCAGGCTGCTATGGATGCTATTGGTCATGTAAAATGGATTCCTGCTCAG GCACAAAATAGAATATCTTCCATGACTTCCAGCCGCTCTGATTGGTGCATATCAAGGCAAAGAACATGGGGCCTTCCTATACCTGTCTTTTATCATGTCACTTCAAGGGAACCTCTTATGAACAAAGAAACTATTGATCATATCAAAT CCATTATAGCCCAGAAAGGCAGTGATGCATGGTGGTACATGACAGTGGAGGACCTGCTACCTGAGGAATATCGTGATACAGCATCAGAGTATGAAAAGGGTACAGACACCATGGATGTCTGGTTTGACTCAG GCTCCTCTTGGGCTGCTGTCTTGGGAGAAAGAGACGGCCTTAATTTTCCTGCGGATTTGTATCTTGAGGGTACAGATCAGCACCGTGGGTGGTTCCAGAGTTCCTTGTTAACAAGTATTGCCGCAAAAG GAAAGGCTCCGTATTCCAGTGTTATAACACATGGATTTGTATTGGATGAGAAGGGTTTAAAGATGAGCAAATCTTTGGGGAATGTTGTAGATCCTCATACCATTATTGAGGGAGGGAAGAACCAGAAG GAAGCACCTGGCTATGGAGCTGATATCATGAGACTCTGGGTTTCTAGTGTAGATTATACTGGTGATGTGATGATTGGGCCACAGATCCTCCGTCAAATGTCTGATGTATATAGGAAGCTGAGAGGAACATTGAGATATCTCCTTGGGAATCTGCATGACTGGAAG GTTGAAAATGCTGTCTCTTACCAGGAACTGCCCATGATTGATCGGCATGCACTGTTTCAGCTTGAAAATGTTGTAAAGAATATAAGGGAGGGTTATGAAAATTATcagtttttcaaaatattccag ATCGTACAACGGTTTGTGAATGTTGATTTGTCAAATTTCTACTTTGATATTGCCAAAGATCGACTTTATGTTGG CGGCACGACAAGTTTTACAAGGAGAAGTTGTCAAACTGTTCTTGCTGCGCATCTCCTTTCCCTATCCAGGGTAATTGCTCCTATTTTGCCACATTTAGCAGAGGATGCGTGGCAGAATCTTCCTTTTCAGTATACCATCAAAGACGGTTCTATTGCTGGTTTTGTTTTCGAGTCAAAATGGCCATCTGTGAATGAAAAATGGCTCGCATTTCCAGCTGAAGAAGTTGATTTCTGGGGAAAGGTCCTTGAG CTGAGAACCGAGGTAAACAAGGTGCTGGAGATTGCTCGTACCGGGAAGCTAATAGGTTCCAGTCTCGAAGCAAAGGTTTATCTACATGTATCTGATGCCAGCCTGGCATCTAGATTACTCGAAATGTGTTCAGTTAACAATGATGCAGACGCCTTACACCGCATATTCTTAACGTCTCag GTAGAGGTAGTTCCATCTTTAGACCATGAACTTGttcaaaatatttcacataCTGGAGAGTACGTTGTCGAAGATGACAGGGTTTGGATTGGAGTATCAAGGGCCGACGGCTCAAAGTGTGAGCGATGTTGGAATTACTCGCCTCAAGTTGGATCTTTTACGGAGCACCCTACCCTTT
- the LOC105799055 gene encoding isoleucine--tRNA ligase, chloroplastic/mitochondrial isoform X2 — protein MSFFKSVAANSSVFTPREAKMAMRQPSTYRVLSQRAGSSLRKTTSVNLLYFRGSSSVRVFSFLNIARYSSCSREEFYSSSKRRSRGPVMAAKKASQGQKEEEGRYKHTVDLPKTTFGMRANALVREPEIQKLWDDHQVFKRVVDKNDGGNFVLHDGPPYANGDLHMGHALNKILKDIINRYKLLQNYKVHFVPGWDCHGLPIELKVLQSLDQDARKDLTPLKLRAKAAKFAKATVKAQMSSFQRFGVWADWNNPYLTLDPKYEAAQIEVFGEMALKGHIYRGRKPVHWSPSSSTALAEAELEYPEGHVSRSIYALFRMVSTPSSKDSLLEEFFPDICLAIWTTTPWTVPANAAVAVNAKLQYAVVEAKSLSEDVHPSAGNKKKRLGNIVTEPKMPFFIVASDLVPTLEAKWGIKLIVKKTLSGSDLENCRYVHPINNMECPVVIGGDYITTESGTGLVHTAPGHGQEDYVTGLKYGLPIYSPVDDDGKFTEEAGQFNGLDVLGDGNAAVVKYLDENLSIIMEESYEHKYPYDWRTKKPTIFRATEQWFASVEGFRQAAMDAIGHVKWIPAQAQNRISSMTSSRSDWCISRQRTWGLPIPVFYHVTSREPLMNKETIDHIKSIIAQKGSDAWWYMTVEDLLPEEYRDTASEYEKGTDTMDVWFDSGSSWAAVLGERDGLNFPADLYLEGTDQHRGWFQSSLLTSIAAKGKAPYSSVITHGFVLDEKGLKMSKSLGNVVDPHTIIEGGKNQKEAPGYGADIMRLWVSSVDYTGDVMIGPQILRQMSDVYRKLRGTLRYLLGNLHDWKVENAVSYQELPMIDRHALFQLENVVKNIREGYENYQFFKIFQIVQRFVNVDLSNFYFDIAKDRLYVGGTTSFTRRSCQTVLAAHLLSLSRVIAPILPHLAEDAWQNLPFQYTIKDGSIAGFVFESKWPSVNEKWLAFPAEEVDFWGKVLELRTEVNKVLEIARTGKLIGSSLEAKVYLHVSDASLASRLLEMCSVNNDADALHRIFLTSQVEVVPSLDHELVQNISHTGEYVVEDDRVWIGVSRADGSKCERCWNYSPQVGSFTEHPTLCGRCFNVVGIQPTPAMAAAIS, from the exons ATGTCTTTCTTCAAATCAGTTGCGGCAAATTCGTCTGTTTTCACTCCCAGGGAAGCCAAAATGGCGATGCGGCAACCTTCTACTTATAGG GTATTGTCGCAAAGAGCTGGTTCATCTCTTAGGAAAACCACTTCTGTTAACTTACTTTATTTCAGAGGAAGCTCTTCAGTTAGAGTTTTCTCTTTCTTAAATATTGCACGCTATTCAAGTTGTTCCAGAGAGGAGTTTTATTCTTCTTCAAAGAGAAGATCTAGAGGACCTGTTATGGCTGCAAAGAAAGCATCTCAAG GTcaaaaggaagaagaaggaaGGTACAAGCATACTGTTGATTTACCAAAGACAACATTCGGCATGAGGGCTAATGCTTTGGTGAGGGAACCTGAAATTCAAAAACTGTGGGATGACCATCAAGTGTTCAAGAGAGTTGTTGATAAAAATGACGGG GGAAATTTTGTCCTTCATGACGGCCCTCCATATGCCAATGGTGATCTACACATGGGTCATGCATTAAATAAGATATTAAAGGATATAATTAACCGTTATAAG CTTcttcaaaattataaagttCATTTTGTGCCTGGTTGGGATTGTCATGGCCTGCCAATTGAGTTGAAAG TTCTTCAATCTTTGGATCAAGATGCCAGAAAGGATCTAACACCACTGAAATTGAGAGCGAAGGCTGCGAAATTTGCCAAAGCAACTGTCAAAGCTCAAATGTCATCATTTCAG CGCTTTGGAGTTTGGGCAGACTGGAATAATCCTTATCTAACATTAGATCCAAAATATGAAGCTGCCCAG ATTGAAGTGTTTGGCGAGATGGCACTTAAAGGTCATATATATAGGGGTAGGAAACCAGTTCATTGGAGTCCATCGTCATCTACAGCACTTGCAGAGGCTGAATTGGAG TATCCAGAGGGTCATGTTTCAAGAAGCATATATGCTCTTTTTAGAATGGTCAGTACACCTTCAAGTAAAGATAGCTTATTGGAAGAATTCTTTCCAGATATATGCCTAGCAATATGGACTACAACTCCGTGGACTGTTCCAGCCAATGCTG CTGTTGCGGTGAATGCCAAGCTTCAATATGCTGTTGTTGAAGCAAAATCATTGTCAGAAGATGTCCACCCATCTGctggaaataaaaagaaaagacttGGAAATATTGTGACAGAACCAAAGATGCCTTTCTTTATAGTGGCTTCTGATCTTGTCCCAACATTAGAAGCAAAATGGGGAATTAAGCTCATTGTCAAGAAAACACTATCGGGTTCTGATCTTGAAAACTGCAG GTATGTTCATCCAATTAACAACATGGAATGTCCTGTTGTCATCGGAGGAGATTACATTACTACAGAATCAGGAACTGGATTGGTTCATACAGCCCCTGGTCATGGTCAGGAGGATTATGTGACTGGTCTGAAATATGGACTGCCTATATATTCTCCCGTAGATGATGATGGAAAGTTCACTGAGGAAGCTGGGCAGTTTAATGGGCTTGATGTTCTTGGAGATGGTAATGCTGCAGTTGTCAAATACTTGGATGAAAATTTGTCCATTATAATGGAAGAATCATATG AACATAAGTATCCATATGATTGGCGTACAAAGAAGCCTACTATATTTAGGGCAACTGAACAATGGTTTGCATCAGTGGAAGGCTTTCGTCAGGCTGCTATGGATGCTATTGGTCATGTAAAATGGATTCCTGCTCAG GCACAAAATAGAATATCTTCCATGACTTCCAGCCGCTCTGATTGGTGCATATCAAGGCAAAGAACATGGGGCCTTCCTATACCTGTCTTTTATCATGTCACTTCAAGGGAACCTCTTATGAACAAAGAAACTATTGATCATATCAAAT CCATTATAGCCCAGAAAGGCAGTGATGCATGGTGGTACATGACAGTGGAGGACCTGCTACCTGAGGAATATCGTGATACAGCATCAGAGTATGAAAAGGGTACAGACACCATGGATGTCTGGTTTGACTCAG GCTCCTCTTGGGCTGCTGTCTTGGGAGAAAGAGACGGCCTTAATTTTCCTGCGGATTTGTATCTTGAGGGTACAGATCAGCACCGTGGGTGGTTCCAGAGTTCCTTGTTAACAAGTATTGCCGCAAAAG GAAAGGCTCCGTATTCCAGTGTTATAACACATGGATTTGTATTGGATGAGAAGGGTTTAAAGATGAGCAAATCTTTGGGGAATGTTGTAGATCCTCATACCATTATTGAGGGAGGGAAGAACCAGAAG GAAGCACCTGGCTATGGAGCTGATATCATGAGACTCTGGGTTTCTAGTGTAGATTATACTGGTGATGTGATGATTGGGCCACAGATCCTCCGTCAAATGTCTGATGTATATAGGAAGCTGAGAGGAACATTGAGATATCTCCTTGGGAATCTGCATGACTGGAAG GTTGAAAATGCTGTCTCTTACCAGGAACTGCCCATGATTGATCGGCATGCACTGTTTCAGCTTGAAAATGTTGTAAAGAATATAAGGGAGGGTTATGAAAATTATcagtttttcaaaatattccag ATCGTACAACGGTTTGTGAATGTTGATTTGTCAAATTTCTACTTTGATATTGCCAAAGATCGACTTTATGTTGG CGGCACGACAAGTTTTACAAGGAGAAGTTGTCAAACTGTTCTTGCTGCGCATCTCCTTTCCCTATCCAGGGTAATTGCTCCTATTTTGCCACATTTAGCAGAGGATGCGTGGCAGAATCTTCCTTTTCAGTATACCATCAAAGACGGTTCTATTGCTGGTTTTGTTTTCGAGTCAAAATGGCCATCTGTGAATGAAAAATGGCTCGCATTTCCAGCTGAAGAAGTTGATTTCTGGGGAAAGGTCCTTGAG CTGAGAACCGAGGTAAACAAGGTGCTGGAGATTGCTCGTACCGGGAAGCTAATAGGTTCCAGTCTCGAAGCAAAGGTTTATCTACATGTATCTGATGCCAGCCTGGCATCTAGATTACTCGAAATGTGTTCAGTTAACAATGATGCAGACGCCTTACACCGCATATTCTTAACGTCTCag GTAGAGGTAGTTCCATCTTTAGACCATGAACTTGttcaaaatatttcacataCTGGAGAGTACGTTGTCGAAGATGACAGGGTTTGGATTGGAGTATCAAGGGCCGACGGCTCAAAGTGTGAGCGATGTTGGAATTACTCGCCTCAAGTTGGATCTTTTACGGAGCACCCTACCCTTT